DNA from candidate division WOR-3 bacterium:
ATTGAAGTCGCGGTGGCAAAAGAATTGGGAATTGAGGTAGTTGGTTTTGAGATATTTGATATCCTTGTCAATTACTGGCAGGTCCAAATTGCAAAACCCTATGATTTATACCAAGTTTTGGTGAAATTAAAGCCGACGAAGGAGACTTATAATTGGGTGAAAGAGGAATTAAAAAGACATTGGCAAAAAGAAATAAAACTACCCCCCTTAAAATTAGCCGCCTATTATTATTTTAATCACAATCTTTCCTATGGTCCCGGCTTTTTAGGTTGGATGTCAAGTGTTTATGCCAACGAAGAAATGTATCAGCGCCTTTTAGAAAGGGTGAAAAACTTTAATGTCAAAAATATCAAAATTGAATGCGCCTCCTTTGAGGAGGTTATTCCAAAATTCAAAGATGATTTTCTCTATTGCGACCCACCTTATTATTTGGGAAAAGACAGCACCCTTTTCCGCGGACTCTACCCGCAAAGAAATTTCCCCATTCACCATAATAATTTTAATCACGAATTATTGCGAGACCTTTTATTACAACATGAAGGGGGATTTATTTTGTCTTACAATGATGCCCCCACCATAAGAAAATGGTATAAAGACTTTGAAATTGTTGAACTACCCACCCATTATACCTTAGGACAAGGAGAAACAAGAATCGGCTTAAATCGGAGGATGAAAAATAGCAATCACATTAAAAAAACAAAAGAGTTATTGATTATTAAATATGCCTAAAAAGAAGGCGATGACCTCAGAAAAGGCAAGTTATGTAAAGAGAAAAGGACATGCAGATGCTAAAGAATTTGCTCTCTTATTAGGAATTGGTAAAGAATACAAAAGTGAACCCCAAGCGAAAAAGGATGTGATTGATTTAGAAGGACACTCTTATTCGGTAAAGAGTGGAGAAAAGAAGTGGCAGATTTTTCTTTACGGTAAGACAAGATTTGAACAGGACTATACCTTTCGGGCTATGAACGGACTTGGTGAATTATTTTTACAATGTATAGAAAGTTTTCCAGAGTTGCGAAAAGATTACTTAAAAGACAAGGAAAGGTATAAAAGAAGATTACAAAGACCGATGCGGGAATTATGCCAAAGGCTAAAAGAAAAGAGGCTCCTTGCGGCATTCCTTGATAAAAGTATGTTCAATAGTGGAGAGGTTAATTTTTTAGTGATAAAAGAAAAAAATATCTTTCATGTGTTTTGGAGTGGAGAAGTAGTGGACATTTTGACCAAAAATTATGAATTGGCAAACTCTAAGGCAAAAGGAAAAGGCCAAATTGATGACCAGAAAGTGCTCTTTAAGGTTTCTGGCAAAACGCACGGGGAGATTGAGATGAGAAATGATAGCGAAGTTCATTATCGGGAGGTGAAATTTTGGCTTGATAAAAAGTTAACCTTTGCCCTGTTAACCTCACAGATAAAAGAGGCAAAAGATTTTAACAACCGGATAATACTTTACGGCAAGGCGATAAAGAAGTTAATGAAAATGCCCCGGTGATATGAGCATATCCTTAAAATTGCTGTATTTCTGAGAGGCGTCTTTCTATTTGGTTTTCTTTTAGGCTTTTGATTACACCTCCGGTTAAACTTTCAATTAGGCTCTCGGTTAAATCTATAATTAACCCCCCAATTAAACTTTCAATTAGACCCTTAATTAGATTTCTAATTATTCTTTTTATTAGAATCTTAGTTAGACTTAAAGTTAGACCAATTATTAGACCATTACTTAGACTTTCCATCAGGCCCCCGATACCATCCCCTGTATGCTACACCCAATTTTATAAAGAGACTCCCCTCCTTTCTCATAAAATTGTTAAAAATTAAATCTGTTAAGATTACTTATCCGATAGCGCCTCCCTAATCTCTGAGTCGTATTCGCTTAAAATTGCCTTTCTCATATTTCTCTTTCGGGGTTGGGATTAGAACCCAATACCCCCTACATATAAATAACGGAAATACCCCCCATTTTCTGACACTAAATTTCCTACTTTTCTAAGTCTTTATCTCTCAAAGACTTATTGGCTTTTACAAATAGGCCTCTTTTAATCTTGGGTCGGAAAGGAGGGCTTGAGCTTCACCGGAGAGGACAATCTTTCCTGTCTCTAAGACATAAGCCCGATTGGCAATAGAAAGTGCCATATGGGCATTCTGCTCAACAAGGAGGATGGAAATTCCCCGCTTTTGAATCTCTTTTATGATGGAGAAGGTTTCGGAGACTAAAATTGGGGAAAGCCCCATGGAGGGTTCGTCTAAGAGTAAAAGTTTCGGTTGGGAGATTAATCCCCGACCCAAGGCGAGCATCTGTAATTCACCTCCGGAGAGGGTGGCGGCAGATTGGTGGAGGCGCTCTTTAAGCCGAGGAAATGATTTGAAGACCTTCTCTAATCTTAAGGAAAACTCCTTCTCATCTTTGAGGTGATAACCACCAAGCCGGAGGTTCTCGTAGACGGTGAGGTTGGCAAAGGGTCTTCTCCCTTCTGGGACATAGGAGATGCCCAGACTACTCACCTTATGCGCCGGAAGGTTGGTGATCTCATTATCCATAAAAATTATCCTCCCGGAACTGGGTTTTATAAGTCCGGAGATGGCTTTCAGGACGGTTGACTTACCCGCCCCGTTTGCCCCAATCAAGCAGACAATCTCCCCTTCTTGGAGGTAAAAAGAGATCCCCTGTAAGGCATGGATTGAGCCGTAATGGACATTTAACTCTTCAACTTGGAGAAACATCAAGCCTTCCCTAAATAAGCCTCAATCACTTTCTTATTCTCTTTCACCTCTTCGGGACTCCCTTCGGCAATTACCTCTCCGAAGTCCATCACCACAATCCTCTGGCAGATACCCATCACTACCGGCATCCGGTGTTCAATGAGGAGGATAGTTAGGGAATACCTTTCCTTAATGAATTTTAATAGGGCTACCAGTTCCGAGACTTCCTTAGGATTCATCCCACAGGTCGGTTCGTCCAGAAGGAGGAGTTTCGGTTTGGCGATCAGGGCGCGGACAATCTCCACCTTCCGCTGCTCACCATAAGGTAAGTTCTTAACATTCTGATGGAGGTATCTCTCCAACTTAAAGACCGTAGCGAGGGAGGAGATGGAATTTATAATCTCCTCTTCTTCCTTCTTAAAACTTTTAGTCCGGAAGATGGCGGAGAAGGGGTGATATCGGATGTGGGGGTGATAGGCGGTGCGGATATTATCGAGAACGCTCATCTCCTTAAAGAGGCGAATATTCTGAAAGGTTCGGGCAATCCCCATTTTGGTGATGCGGTGGGGAGGCAGACCGGTAATCTCCTCTCCGGCAAAAAAGATTTTACCACTGGTTGGTTTATAAATTCCGGTTAAGAGATTAAAGACTGTGGTCTTGCCAGCCCCATTCGGTCCGATTAAGCCGACAAATTCTAAGGGATGGAGGGAGAGGTTAAAAGAGGAGACCGCCTTCAAACCCCCAAAATTCTTTGTCAATTCCTTAACTTCAAGAAGACTCATCTTTTCCCCAATATCCCCTGTGGTCTTTTAATCATCATTATGATGAGAAGTAGAGGGTAGATGATGAAGCGCCATTCCACAAGGGAGGCGGGTAGGATTACCCTTAACCCTTCAATGAGGAAGATCCAAATGATCGCCGCTAAAATTGTCCCGGTAATACTGCCCATTCCTCCCAGAATGACGATGAGGAGGCAATCAATTGATTTTAGGAATTCAAAGTTGGAGGGATGGAGGAAGGTATAGAGGTGGGCGTAAAGCCAGCCCGCGATTCCGGCAAAGGAAGAACCTAAGGCGAAGGCGAAGGTCTTATACCAGAAGGTATTAATCCCCATCACATCCGCGGTAATCTCATCGTTTTTTAAGGCTAAAAGCGCCCGACCGTATTTGGAATTGATTAAATTTCTCATCAGAAAGATGACGGCGATGAGAAAGAGGTAGGTAATTTCTAAATTGGTATATTTTGGGATACCGAGCATCCCCCGGGAACCACCAAATTGGGGAAGGATGGCATCCGCATTATCAAAGAGTACTTTCACGATGATCCCAAACCCCAGGGTGGCAATTGCCAAATAGTCGGAACGGAGACGGAGAACCGGAATCCCAATCAGAAAGGCGATCAGACCCGTTCCGAAGAAAGAAGCGAAGAGAGAGAGAGGGATGATAGCCAAAGAATGGGGAAAGAGTTTGGTGAGGATTGCCCCGAGATAAGCCCCGATCCCGTAAAATCCCGCCTGCCCTAAGGAGAACTGGCCGGAGAAACCATAGATTAAATTGAGACCTAAGGTCCAAATGATAATGATGCCGACATAAAGGATAATCTGTTGGAGGTAGGGGTTGAGGAGATTGGTGGTGAATAGGATTTTGAGGATTAAGTAGAGGAGGAGGATAAAGAGAAAGGAAGGAATTTTCTTCATACCTTTTCCATTTCCTCTTTTCCAAAAATTCCAGTGGGCTTAAAAATGAGGAAGAGAATAAGTAAGGAGAAGGCGATGGCATCACGCCAGGTGGAGGAGAGGTAGGCGGAAGTGAGAACTTCTAAGACTCCCATAATCAAAGCCCCAACCACCGCCCCTTTTATTATCCCAATTCCTCCTAAGACCGCCGCCACAAATGCCTTCAAGCCGGGCATTATCCCCATAAAGGGATGAATTTGAGGATAGGCGATTCCGTATAAAATTCCACCAACAGCGGCTAAGGCGGAACCCAAACCGAAGGTGAAGGATATGATGTTGTCAACATTGATACCCATGAGGGCGGAGGTCTCTTTATCATAAGAGACGGCACGCATCGCCATCCCGATTTTTGTCCGGTAGACGATAATTTCTAAAAGGAGCAAAAGGGAGAAGACGATTAAAAAGACAAAGATGGTGACGGAGTTAATCATCAATCCCCCAAGGCAGATGTTTGTCACCCGGAACGGTCGGGGATAGGCTAAAAAATTAGGACCGAAAATAAATTTGAGGCTAGAGAAATATTCTAAGAAAAGGGAGACCCCCATCGCGGTGATTAAGAGGTTAATCCGGGGCGCATTCCTTAAAGGTTTATAGGCTAATTTCTCAATGGTCATTCCCAATAAAGCACAGATCGCCATCGCTAAGGGAAAGACGAAGGGGAGGGGGATTTTATAAACATTCAGGGCAAAATAGCCAACATAGGCACCGATCATAAATATATCGCCGTGGGCAAAGTTGATGAGGCGGACAATTCCGTAAACCATAGTATAACCTAAGGCGATTAAGGCGTAAACGCTTCCCAATTGGAGGCCGTTAATTAACTGCTGGCAGAGATAGGACATCAGTCGGGTTTCACCATCGCTACGAACACCTGTTTTCCCCCTTTATATTGTAAAATTACCGCCCCTTTTATTGGGTCACCATTTTCATCAATACTCATCTCCCCCGAGACGCACTTAAATTCTCTAATTTTTTGGAGCGCCTCCCGCACTTTACTTACCTCTTCGGAGTTTGCCCGTCGGATCGCTTCCAGGAGGAGATTGGTGGCATCATAAGCGAGCGTAGCCAAGGCATCAGGTTTACTGCCGTATTTCTCTTCGTATTTCTTTACCCATTCCTGGACTTCGGGTCTTGGGTCATCGGGTGAATAATGATTGGTGAAGTACCCCCCTTCAATCGCCTCGCCGGCAATCTTCACCATATCAGGAGAATCCCAGCCGTCACCGCCCAAGAGGATTGATTGGAGACCCATCTGCCGAGCCTGTTTAGCGATGAGCGCCACCTTATTGTAATAATCGGGTAAAAAGAGGATATCGGGATTTTCTCCCTTCACTTTGGTGAGAAGGGCGGAGAAGTCAACATCATCTTTGGAATAGGATTCATAAACTGTAATTACCCCACCACCCTTTTGGAAGGCGTCGCGGAAGAATTCCGCCAATCCTTTGGTGTAATCGTTACCAATATCGTAAAGGACCGCCGCCTTTTTCGCTTTTAACTGTTCCAAAGCGAATTTTGCCGCTACCTTCCCTTGGAATGGGTCAATGAAGCAGGCACGGAAGATATTTGGTTTTCTTGAGCCATCGTCTCGAATCGTCACTTTGGGATTGGTGGAGGTGGGTGTTACCATTAAGACATCAGCCGGTTGGCAAATCTCCGAAAGGGGGATGGAACATTTGGAAGAGACCGAACCGATAATGTAGTTTACCCGGTCTTGATTTATCAATTTGGCGCCGGCGTTAGCCGCTTCGGTCGGGTCGTTTTTATCGTCGGCGATGACATAGGTGATCTTCTTTCCTAAGACACCTCCCCGGCTGTTCGCTTCCTCAATCGCCAATAAGAAGGCATTCTTTACCGATTCGCCAAAGGTTTTGACATCACCGGTAATGGGGGCGATGAGGCCGATTTTAATCACCGATGATTTCTGACAGAAAAGGGTTAAAAGAAGAAAGAGAGGGAAAAGTTTTTTCATATTTTCCTCCTGGGATTCAGGGTTATTTCTCCTACCACCTTGCGATTATATTTAAGAAAAAAGGAGAAGTCAACTTGGATCCTTCTCCGAACGAAGTTAGGAAAATGGTATGTGGCTTGTCCTGTTTACAGAGATCGTAACCATCCCAAAGTTGGAGAGTTCTATCTTAATCCATCCGATGACTCCTCTCTCCCTACCCATTCTCTTCTTTCTTCCCCTTTTGAATCCTTGTCTACCAAATGCCAATGTCAATAATAAACCTCCCCTTTTCTTTAGTAGAAGATGAGGATTGGGTCTATTAAAGATTTTGCCAAAGTTTTTTGAAAAGTCTTTTGGAGCATTCCTAAAAGTATGCCTAATGTGGTCATGATCACTGTTAGCGGTGGCAGTTGACAAAAGATTTTTTTCTTCTATGATAGAAATTGTCAAAATGGCAAGCGGCCGAACCTGGCATAATCTCAAAGAGAAGCAGGCGGAAAGGATAAAACTCTATCTCTTAAAAAAGGGAGGGGAGGAGGAAGAGGTGAAAAATCCTAATGAGCGGTGGCGGATTCGTCTTTTCAATTCCACCTTCACCTACTATCCTAACGGCACGCTCTATTCCTCGCCTCCCCACTCTTCGGAGAATGATATTTTAACTGTTTATCAAGCGATTGAGAAAATTGCCGGTCCGAGATACGAACTACCCGACCGGGAATTTCTTCTCGGTTTTGATGAAACAGGAAAAGGGGAGATTATCGGACCGATAGTTCTGACCGGAGTTTTATTCCCGGCGGCACTTTTTAGTAAAGTTGACGCCATCGTCGGCTTGGCAAATACCAAAAAGCGGCATAACCTTAATTACTGGGAGAGGACCTTTACCCAACTCTCATTATTGAAGGAAGAAGGTTTCTCCTACATTGTGGAAGAGATTCCTCCCGATCAATTATCGGGCAATAACCTCAATCGCCTCCTGGATAAAGGATATAAAAAAATTATCAATCTCTTTCTTAAAGGAATATTAAAGGAAAGGGGAAATTTAGCCCGCTACCGCCTCGTCCTTGACGATTACGGAGTTGGGGGAAAATTTCAGCAATTCCTCCAATCCCTCCAAAGGAAAGAAGGGAAGGTGATAATCACCCCCAATGCCGACGAGAAATATTTGGAGGTGAAGGTGGCTTCCATTATTGCCAAAAGATTCCGGGAGAAGATAATCAAAAGGATAAAGGAAAATCCCAAATACCAAATCGGGGGGTTGACGATTGGCAGCGGGAATTCCGCTGATAAGACGACTAAAGAGTGGTTAAAAAAGTGGTGGGAAACTTATAAAAATTTTCCCTGGTTCGTTAAAAAATCTTTCAAGCCGGTAAAGGGAATGGGTGGTTAAAAATTTTCTTGTCCGAAATTGCATAGAGGAGAAAAGGTAGAGGGAAGATAAAATAGGAGATGTCAAATTGGCTTCCCCAAAGCGCCGGATAAAAGCCAGATTCAATTATTACTAAAAGGAAGGCCAAAAAGACAATAAGGAAGAGAAAAAGGGCGATGATTCCATAAGGCTCTTTTTCTTTCTTCCAATTTAAGCCTAAGATTAAAGCGCTTAGGAAAAAGATGGGGAGAAGAAGGGAAGGTAAATACCCAGTTTGAATGGAAAAGGGACCATTCCTTATAAAACTATCGGCATCCCATAAGAAGAAGGGGAGATTGACAGCCAAAAAAGCCAGAGCCAAACCGGAAAGGAAAATAATCCCCTTCTTCTCTTCTCCCTTAAAATGAGAGGGGAAAAAAAGGAGGTAAGAGAAGAGGACAATTCCCCTCGTCGCCAAGAGAAGTCCCCCCAAAAGACCATAAAGGAATGAATACCTTTTTTTTATCGCCAACTCTTTTTTCTGGAATAATAGGAGGTAGCCTAAAACTAAAGTCATATTGGTGAAAAGTTCGGAGCGGGTTATTACCTCAAAGAGAAAAGAGGGAGAGAGGATAAGAAGGAGGAGGCTAAAAAACCTCCCTTCTTTTGAGGAAAGGATAAAAGCAAAGAGGAGAAAACCGAAGATTTGTAAAACCCCCAAATCTCCTAAGAGGTAAAAGGGGAGGGCAAGGAGGAATAAGAAGGGGAAACCAGAAGGTCGGGTTGGGCCGCCATAGGGGAAAATACCCCGCAAAAACCTTGTTAACCATTCTAAAAGCGCCGGATAGCGTCCAATCCGAAAATCTCGGGGGTTAAATTGGTGCATTAAGAGAAAGAGGAGAAGACTGGTGGCGAAGGAGATAGAGAGATAGAGGAAGCGAGTAGAAAATCTCTTATTAATCTTCTCCGAGAAGGAGAAAAGGGTGAGGAGGATAATGAGATAAGGGATGATGAGGTGGGGATAGAGATCGGTGAGGCGCGAGAGGTATTTAGCCAAAAAGAGGGAGTTGGTAAAAAGATATACGAAGATTAACAAATTCTTAATAATTTCTTCTCCTATTTAAATAATAGAGTGAGTAAGATCCCAAAGATTGTCCCGGTGGCAAAGAGGCAGGAGGTACCACCCCATAAAAGCCAGGTGGCGTTCCTTTTTGCTCGCAATGCCTCCGGGTAACTCAAAACGATTTCCGTCTCTTGATCTTCCCTGATATCAACCCGAGCGCTTGCCGTATGGTAGCGGGCAAAATTCGGAAGCTGCTTGATAATCTCAAAGACTCCCTTTTCCCGCGCCCGCCAGTAGGCATTTTCTAAGGAATCGTTGGGAAAGAGGGAGATAGTATAAGAACCGGTTTGGAGTTTCTTCAATTGAATGGGCGAGCGACCGATTGAATTACCGTCC
Protein-coding regions in this window:
- a CDS encoding branched-chain amino acid ABC transporter permease is translated as MKKIPSFLFILLLYLILKILFTTNLLNPYLQQIILYVGIIIIWTLGLNLIYGFSGQFSLGQAGFYGIGAYLGAILTKLFPHSLAIIPLSLFASFFGTGLIAFLIGIPVLRLRSDYLAIATLGFGIIVKVLFDNADAILPQFGGSRGMLGIPKYTNLEITYLFLIAVIFLMRNLINSKYGRALLALKNDEITADVMGINTFWYKTFAFALGSSFAGIAGWLYAHLYTFLHPSNFEFLKSIDCLLIVILGGMGSITGTILAAIIWIFLIEGLRVILPASLVEWRFIIYPLLLIIMMIKRPQGILGKR
- a CDS encoding ABC transporter substrate-binding protein; the encoded protein is MKKLFPLFLLLTLFCQKSSVIKIGLIAPITGDVKTFGESVKNAFLLAIEEANSRGGVLGKKITYVIADDKNDPTEAANAGAKLINQDRVNYIIGSVSSKCSIPLSEICQPADVLMVTPTSTNPKVTIRDDGSRKPNIFRACFIDPFQGKVAAKFALEQLKAKKAAVLYDIGNDYTKGLAEFFRDAFQKGGGVITVYESYSKDDVDFSALLTKVKGENPDILFLPDYYNKVALIAKQARQMGLQSILLGGDGWDSPDMVKIAGEAIEGGYFTNHYSPDDPRPEVQEWVKKYEEKYGSKPDALATLAYDATNLLLEAIRRANSEEVSKVREALQKIREFKCVSGEMSIDENGDPIKGAVILQYKGGKQVFVAMVKPD
- a CDS encoding ABC transporter ATP-binding protein, producing the protein MFLQVEELNVHYGSIHALQGISFYLQEGEIVCLIGANGAGKSTVLKAISGLIKPSSGRIIFMDNEITNLPAHKVSSLGISYVPEGRRPFANLTVYENLRLGGYHLKDEKEFSLRLEKVFKSFPRLKERLHQSAATLSGGELQMLALGRGLISQPKLLLLDEPSMGLSPILVSETFSIIKEIQKRGISILLVEQNAHMALSIANRAYVLETGKIVLSGEAQALLSDPRLKEAYL
- a CDS encoding ABC transporter ATP-binding protein, which produces MSLLEVKELTKNFGGLKAVSSFNLSLHPLEFVGLIGPNGAGKTTVFNLLTGIYKPTSGKIFFAGEEITGLPPHRITKMGIARTFQNIRLFKEMSVLDNIRTAYHPHIRYHPFSAIFRTKSFKKEEEEIINSISSLATVFKLERYLHQNVKNLPYGEQRKVEIVRALIAKPKLLLLDEPTCGMNPKEVSELVALLKFIKERYSLTILLIEHRMPVVMGICQRIVVMDFGEVIAEGSPEEVKENKKVIEAYLGKA
- a CDS encoding DNA adenine methylase; translated protein: MAQRYSVLELFPQSPKEEFLCRLRGKGRKYKRYLGSPLRYAGGKSWAVGYVIEKLPDQIKRLVSPFFGGGSIEVAVAKELGIEVVGFEIFDILVNYWQVQIAKPYDLYQVLVKLKPTKETYNWVKEELKRHWQKEIKLPPLKLAAYYYFNHNLSYGPGFLGWMSSVYANEEMYQRLLERVKNFNVKNIKIECASFEEVIPKFKDDFLYCDPPYYLGKDSTLFRGLYPQRNFPIHHNNFNHELLRDLLLQHEGGFILSYNDAPTIRKWYKDFEIVELPTHYTLGQGETRIGLNRRMKNSNHIKKTKELLIIKYA
- a CDS encoding branched-chain amino acid ABC transporter permease, which translates into the protein MSYLCQQLINGLQLGSVYALIALGYTMVYGIVRLINFAHGDIFMIGAYVGYFALNVYKIPLPFVFPLAMAICALLGMTIEKLAYKPLRNAPRINLLITAMGVSLFLEYFSSLKFIFGPNFLAYPRPFRVTNICLGGLMINSVTIFVFLIVFSLLLLLEIIVYRTKIGMAMRAVSYDKETSALMGINVDNIISFTFGLGSALAAVGGILYGIAYPQIHPFMGIMPGLKAFVAAVLGGIGIIKGAVVGALIMGVLEVLTSAYLSSTWRDAIAFSLLILFLIFKPTGIFGKEEMEKV
- a CDS encoding PEGA domain-containing protein → MKFKGWTILLFLWSKIFAFGYLTVKTEPEGMEVFLDGNSIGRSPIQLKKLQTGSYTISLFPNDSLENAYWRAREKGVFEIIKQLPNFARYHTASARVDIREDQETEIVLSYPEALRAKRNATWLLWGGTSCLFATGTIFGILLTLLFK